The Candidatus Fukatsuia endosymbiont of Tuberolachnus salignus nucleotide sequence AAAGCAGACTTGATTATCTTAAAGATGTATTACAACTACCCAGCTTAGTGTTTGATGAAGAAGGCTGTTGCATCGTTACTTTCGATGGTATCCCGATTAATTTTCAAACGATTGATGACCGCTTGGTGATGACAATTTATATCGCTGAATTGCCGGAAAATACTGAAGCTGATTTTTTCGCTAAATTACTGGCGGCCAATCTGTATTGGAAATCGACTCAAGGATGTACCCTGGCGTTTGATCCAGAGAGCCGATCACTGGTTGCTCAGGTCATTGACGATGAAAATAAGGACATTAAAAAAGTATTGGAATCACTGCTAGAAGTGACCGAGGGTTGGCGTACCTATATGGATAACCCTCCCATCCCACATAAACGACAAGATATTAGAGGAATAAGATTATGAAAACCGGTTCAGCTAGCGAAATAGTAGGTTCTTCTAGCTCGCAGACTACAGAAAGAAGAAGTGTTGAAAGCAGTGCTAAGACTCGTTTATCTTCAGGCGGTGTTGAGATAAAAGTCAGTCATGATGAAAAAAAGTCATCCTCCAAAGAAAACCTGAAAAGGGTGATGATAAGAGCTTATAACTTGCCTTTTTCACTACTTACAGCCAAACCTAAAATTAGCTCAGAGCAAGCTAGTAGTAGTGGATACTCTACAAAACAAACAGTACTCGAAAAGAGAAGTTTGCAAAACACCTCTAAGATACCTAATGTTGCAAACATTCCGCAAGAGACTGCTTATTTAGCTATGTCCCAAGAAAAAGCACCTTCACAGTTGGAAAAGGGATCCTCAGAATTTCCATATATGGTTGATCATGCCGCTGCAGCAGAATTCTATATAAAAAACGGACATCGTTCTCATAAATGTTTCCACGAACAACATGGTGTTGGATGTAATGGTCAAGCAAAAGATGTTAAAAAATCTGAAAGCTCTAGTCCACAAATTGAAAATCGCCAAAATAGTGGAAGAAATGTTTACCCTTGGCCCAAAGGGAACACGTCAGGAATAAAACCAGCTTCACATGCTGTGCCTCCTGGTCAATACGCCTAATTTATTTTCCATTTTAAAATAAATTAAAAAGCAGAATATTACATGATTGCTTATTGGCAATCATGTGAGTTCTGAGTAACAACGTGCTACCACTGTATTTTTTACTAGCAGGTAGATAGTTTGTTGGTAGGAAGCTCTTCTGCAAGAGAAGTCACAACGCTGGATTCACTAGACTTCTTCGGAAACTAGCATTCATGTAGGAATTTTGTTAAAAATCTCCTGAACAAGGAGCCCCTATGAAATATGAGGGACTCAAGGTACTGGAAGAGGAAAAATTTCGGCGCTTAACCGGAATTAAACGCAGTACATTTGAAAAGATGATAAAGATATTGAATGAAGCAGATAAGTGTAAGCAAGGAAAAGGAGGTCGGAAACCTAAGCTGTGTTTAGAAGAGCGCTTATTAATGGCCCTTGAGTATCTACGGGAATATCGCACTTATTTTCCTGTCAGCCAAAGCGATGGGGTGAGTGATAGCACATGCTATGAAACGATTAAATGGATAGAGAATACGCTAATAAAGCATCCTGATTTTGCCCTACCTGGACACAAAGCTTTATTAAAAAGTGATAGGGAGTATGAGCTCGTTCTTATTGATGCCACAGAAACGCCGATTGAACGTCCAAAAAAAATAAAAGCAGTTTTACTCAGGAAAAAAGAAACGACCCACCTTAAAAACCCAAGTGATCGTCGATAAAAAAAGCGACGCAGTCATCTGTACAACCATTTACTAATGGGAGGCGCCATGATTTTAGGTTGTTCAAGGAGTCTGGTGTGCGAATACATCCTGAAATCAAAACAGTGACAGATACAGGTTACCAAGGGCTTGGCAAGATTCATTCAAACTCGGCGTTGCCTAAGAAAAAGACAAAGAAAAATCCTTTAACACAAGAAGATAAACGCAACAATCGTAAGTTATCAAGCCTGCGTGTATTAAACGAAAATGTCATTGGTATGATTAAACGATTTAAAATTGTATCAGATCGTTATCAAAACAGGCGAAAACGGTTTGGATTAAGATTTAATCTGATTGCAGCAATTTATAACATGGAAATTAGATAAATGAGAGTTTCCGAAGAGGTCTACTGAAGAATAAGCAAGTTGAAAAACAAAGTAACAGGTTACGTAGATTATGTACTACTAGGTAAAGGATTATCGACTGTTGTAGACAGAACTTTTAGCGTAATACGTTGCTTTGAAGGTGAGCCAGGCAGCAACGCCTATGGTTAGTTTATCGGGCTAAAGGTTTGTACAGTTAAATCAGATAGGTCGTATGTATCATTATGCATAGTAAAGGTCCTGAAAAATTTTTGCATATCATTAATAGAACTAAACAAAAATTCTCCAAAATTAGGATCAAAAAATTGAAAAGTGTTGGACTTTATATCAATATACATTCCAACAGCATGAAGTCCCTTTTCATTATAAGGACGGATTGTAAGGTAATATCTACCATCGCTAATGGGTAGCTCTAATGTTGCTATTGCGTTCTTACCCAATTTTGATTCTAGATCGTTAATATGGCTAAAACAGTATTTTTTTTCGTCTATTTCATACATTCCATCTATTATATTGTGTTTTATATGTATTTTTTTATCACCTGGATTGCTATTTCTATTATATCGCTTTAATAAGTTAACTATTTTTTCATTATGATCAGAACAATATTGAACTGCTGATCCAATTATATCTTCTTTTGTAAGGTAAGCTTCTAGTACCAAATCATGTATTTCTGACTTGTGTAGACTATAATATTGAACTAATGATTCAGTTATTTTTTCATCATTTATAATATTATGTTTATTTACTAATTTATTTATGAAACTATCATCTTGGGCTATGATTTTAACAAACTCAACAAATTCTTTATGATTTTTATTAAAAATACTGACTAGCTCTCTAATACTTTCTTTATTTTTTATAAAAACATTTTCTTTTGCTAATTCAATTATATCGCTATCATTCTCACCGAAATATTTAATCAATTCAATTAATTTTCTATTGTCTTCAGAAAAATATCTAAGTTCATATTCATCCTGTGTTTCATTTTTAGTGAATGTAATTAATGTTTTTATATTTAGTTGTGCTATTTTTTTAGCTCCATCTTCTGTTTTTATAAAATTGAAAAAATTATTTTGCAGCAACGGATCACGCATACCTAACCAAGTCTCCACAAGTGGAGAACACACCCCGCGCGTTGCTAGCTCTAGATTTTTTAAAGAACGACTAGTAAAATCAGCCTGACAAAATGCCATTTTGTAGAATCCATTATAACGTTCCGCCAGTTTTTTAAGAGAAGCAATAGTTTCTTTATCAAGATAATGGCTATTTTCCTGATATTCTGTAATGGATATATCTTGTTGCGGATTTTCTTTCACTTTTTGTATTAAATTTTTTGTAAGTTCCTCCACACTTTGAGAAACTTCAACAATTCTTTGCAAAGTACTTTTAGAGGTATGATGTTGATTACTTAATACCTTATTTGTTTCTTTTCTGGCTAATGAAAAATTATTGTCTGTTATTGGCATGTTATTTACGATATATACTGTAAATTATCTATGGTTAATTAATTACTGCCTACTATAATAGAGGAGAGAACAAATGATCCTGATAAGAATATGATGAATAACAATGGCAAAGCCACAATATAATATTAAATTAGTCACGATTAAATTTAATACCATAAATTTTATGGTTAATAATAAGTAGGTTTTACTAAATTAATGTGTGTCACGAACATGAACGTAAGTTATGGTGCTGTACTAGAGATAGGACTAGGCCTTCTTGAGTCGACTTACAGGAACAGGCTTCACACTACCCAGTGCAGTTGCCCTTCTTTGGCAAAATACTACAGTTGTAGTTAAGTCGAAAATCTACAGTTTTTTCGGCATCACCGGTGACACTGCCAGAATGATGGTCAGTGCCAATCAGACCATCGCATCATCGCATCATCGCATCATCGCATCATCGCATCATCGGGATATTAAATCCTATTGGAAAAAACCGCCGGTTGGTATTATTGATGTGAAGGTAAGTCTGTCGATATTGCCTACGCCAGAGGATACAGTCTTGGAGGTTAATTTGAAATCGTTGTGAGAATACTCAGACGAGTACGAATTTTATATTTTGAACTAAGTGGTAAAAATCTCGGCAAAAATAGTAAGTGAAAAGGGAAACTTTTATGGAGTGAGTCTGGCTGGGAAATCAAAAACGAAGAGGGGAAGTCTGTGGAAGTGCAATGATAGGGAATTATATTACGTGCCATAAACGTGCCACGGCGATTTGAGGGAGACTGATGGTTATTGATGTTTTTTGATGGTTTGTTATATTGCGAATGCAGTTATTTTGTTTTAAATCAATATATTATAATTTTACCAACGGCCTTCTAAGCCGTAGGTCACAGGTTCGAATCCTGTAGGGCGCACCAAGTAAATCAATAGGTTAGCACCCTTTTTTTTCTTACCTATTTTTGCCACGTGCCAGAAACGTGCCATGCATTGTGATCACCTCATCCAACTTTTTAGCATGTTCCGTTAAATGAGTGGGAGATAAATGAGCATAACGACGCACCATCTCGACACTTTCCCAGCCTCCCATTTCCTGGAGTGCTGACAGGGGAACACCCGATTGAACCAACCAACTGGCCCAGGTGTGCCGCAAATCATGAAAACGGAAATCACTGATCCCCGCGCGCTTTAAGCCAGTTTGCCACGCGCGATTATCATCGACTCTAAATTTGGTTATTATCGCCGTGTCTTTCCCCTCACTACCTGGCACTTTTTTTCTCCTGACGAAGACCCAGCGTGAATGTCTCTCCCGCTGTTCCCGTAGAACAGCACAGGCTGTTTCATTCAGTGCCACCCCTATCGCTTTGCCTGCCTTGGCCTTTTCAGGGGGGATCCAGGCAACCTGTCTTGCCATATCTATTTGGTCCCACTCTAAATTAATAATATTCGACCGACGTAATCCGGTTGCTAACGCAAACACCACTATCGGCCTGAAATTTTCATGCATCACGGCAATCAGACGGTTGGCTTCTTCGTGAGATAACCAGCGAACACGCTTGTCATTCGGCTTGCGGGCTTTCAAATTCAGAGGCTTTTCTAACCATCCCCATTCATTTGCTGCAATCCGCATCAGACCTCGTATAAAAGAAAGGTATTGGCTACGGGTGGCTTGCGAGGGCGGCTTTTCTTTGAAATCAGGGGTCTCATTCCCCTTTTTTAATGACGCTTTCTGGGTTAATTCCCACCGTTGCCGGTGTCGCCGGTTTTTCATGGTTGAAACCACCTCTATCACCTCCTCTTCATTGATACTCGATAGATTTCTTCCTGAAAAATGCAGCAAGAAAAACCCGATTTTCGTTTTATCATCGTCAAGCGATCGCTTATGTTGTTTTTCGTTGATCCACCTTACACAAGCCTCCTCAAATGTTTTGTGTGGCATTTCGCCCAGTTTACTCTCTCTCCATGCGTTAGCTTTTAAGCTATCGTACAGCTCCTGTGCTTTCCGCTTGTCCGTTGTTCCAAGAGATTGCCTAATTCTTTTACCGTCCGGCGTAACGAAATCACAGTGCCACCCACCGTGCCGCATTTTGATTGACATACCCGTTGTTCCTCATTGTGTGTGCCAGTCGCCTTCACGATTATGTCGTTATTCCTGCGACGGACTGATTCAATACACGCTGTTTTTAATATTCTGTAACCCCCACTTTTTCCATCGTGGCCTGTCCTGTTACAGGGCAGCCTGCCCGCTCTAATCCACTCTTTTAGCGTGTTTTCACTGAGTTTCATGAATCTGCAGGCTTCTTTCAGTGTGAAGATTTCTTCACTCATCCTGGCTCTCTTCTTATTGGTTAAAAACGTCATCACGCCGTCCACATGGGGGCGTGAGATAAAGTCATTTCAAGCATAAAAAATAATGACAGGCTCTCTCTGCTAAGAGAAAGCTGTCAGTGATGAAAATAAAGGAAGGGATAATAAATATAAATAAACGCGGATAATAAAAATTATAACGCGTTGGGGTTCTTAGAAAACCTATTATTACAACATCATGATGACGGTCAATACCTTGTTAATTTTTCAATGTGGCAATAATTGTGTCTTTGGCTATTTCACCATAGTGGTCGATAAGGTATTGAGCAAAATGAGATGCAGTGATTTTATACTCAGAGTGAGCACTGATAGAAGCGGCAAAGGTGTCAAGTGCTTGGTAGAGGGTTGCGCCAATATAAATCCTCTCTGACGGTTCTTTCATCACGTCTTGTAACATAACGCTTCCTTTTTTTAGAGATAATATGTAAGTACTCCACTTGTATTGATAAGACGAAGCCCTACGTTAAACGCATTGTTTTTCGAAGAAGCAATAAAATGGTTTTATGGCAATCGATGTTTAGGCTTTTTTCTCTTCTTGAACCAGCTTCTTAATCGGTTAAACCAATTTTTCTGAGCCTGTACAAGATTCTGTGTAACTGCCGATTCCTCATAAATACACTGATAACCGTTCAGGGTATTCGATCATAAAGTGATTGAGAGCCTGACGCCAGTTTGGTATCGGCATTGTCCACTTTTCTGATGCAGATTCTATTGCCAGATAAATCACTTTTAATGCAGACCCATCATGTGCAAATATTTTGCGTTTTTTTATGGCTTTACGTATCACACTATTGAGTGATTCTATCGCATTTGTTGTATAAATCACCTTGCGAATTTCGTCGGGATAAGTAAAAAATGTGGATAGGTTATCCCAATTTCTGCGCCAAATTTGTACCAGTGTTGGGTATTTTTCACCCCAGCGTCCTTCAAAACTATCAAGCTCTTGCAAAGCATTTTCTTCTGTAGCGGAACGGTAAATGAGTTTTAGGTCGGCACAGAGTGCTTGTCGATCTTTCCAACTGACGTATTTGACCGAATTACGGACTAAATGGACAATGCAAAGCTGGATTTTTGTCTCAGGATAGACCGTGTTGACAGCCTCAGGAAACCCGGTTAAACCATCCATACAAGCAATTAATATATCATTTAAGCCCCGATTCTTTAACTCGGTCAGAATCGATAACCAGGTCTTTGCTCCTTCCGTCTCCGCTATCCACAAGCCAAGGCATTCCTTATGTCCTTCCATATTGATGCCTAGCGCGATATAGACAGATTTATTGATAACCCGCTTATCCTGGTGAACTTTAACGACAATACAATCCAGATAAACAATCGGATACAGATTGTCCAGTGGGCGACTACGCCAGGTGGTTACTCGGTCAATTACCGCATCAGTGACTTTAGATATCAAGGTTGGCGATACCTCAGCATCATAGATTTTTTTAAAGGTTTCGGTAATTTCCCGTGTGGTCATGCCTTGAGCGTAAAACGCTAAAATGTGATCGTCAAAATGGGTCAGCCGAGTTTGCCCTTTTTCAACCATTATCGGGGAAAACTCGCCGTTACGGTCACGGGGCGTTTCTATCGCTAATTCACCGTACTGAGAGGTAATATTTTTTGCAGAATAGCCATTACGACTATTACCGCTGCCACGTCCTTCAGCCGCATTTTTGGCATAACCTAGGTGATGTTCCATTTCAGCACCTAATGCCGCTTCTACTGTCATCTTAACGAATTCATTGAGTATCTTGTTTAGATCAGATTCAGTTTTAATGTCTTTTACCAGCGCCTGAGCTACCTGACGTAGCTGAGATTGTTGCGGGGTATCCGGTAATTTATTCTTTCTTACCATTGTCTATATCCTATTCACAAATTGTTTAAATATAGGCAATTACACAATTTTCAGGACAGGCTCATTTTTCTTTTCATTTCTTTTCGCTTCCCGTTCCCGCTCACGAAGCGCACGTTTTCTCGCTCTGCTCTGTCTGTTGCTCATAAGAAAACCTCCTACTCAATAAACTGTATCCCGGGGCGTATAAACGCTTGGGGAACAATGCGATCAAATCCGGTTTGATGACAAAAGTGTTTAAAGTCTCGCAATGAATGCACTTTCGCTTTTTGGTATAGAATACGAATTCTGTTTTCTATTGTGCGATGGGAGCGTGCCAATTTTTTACCTATTTCCTTGGCACTCATCGTGCGTAATAAATAAAAGATTATCCTCAGTTCAGATTGCGTAAATAGAGTCGAGGGAGGGTCCAATAATAGCGTGGCAGTTAGCTTATCTACGTAGTGGGACAGTGAAATAATAGCCAGTTTTCTGCCATAAAAAACTGTGCCGATGCACTTGTTTCTTTTATTATGCAACGGAAAGGTTTCGTATAAATAAGGTTGCAGTTTCTGTTCACGACCAAAGAAATGCGTTTTAATGAGGGTGATTTTTTGCCCGCTTTTTATAACCTCTCTTTCCAGTTTTTGAATGATTAAAGTAAATTCTAAAATACACGTAGGAAGTTCATCATCACGCCGCCCTATCACATCAAATCCTTGTGGCAAATTTAAAAAGTCAAGAAAAGCACGATTGGTATAAATAAAACGTGAGTCACAGTCTTTTATTCCCCAAACATCTTGACTATTTTCCATCATAGATGTCAGAGGTAATGAACGTGATACCTTTGTTATTTTTTTCATCATCTGTCCTAACCCTATTCAGTCCCTTTCATCGTGGATGACGCCCATCTAGGATGAGGGTAAATTACTTAGTCAGTGTGAAAGTCTAATTAGAAAAATAAAATGGAATAGTCTCCACGAGAGAGACTCTCTTTTCTATTTTTATCATGCTAGACGCTATCGCTTTCTACATCCCTTCAAAGCAAAAAGCGCAAGGCGGACATGAAATACGGTAAACAGACCATGCAGCGAATACGGTTCAAATTTGAGTTTTGCACTTGCCAACGTCTGTTTCACTGCGGGATAGGACACAGAACGTAATAAGGCGATGTCTTTTTGTGACACGCCTAACGCGAAAAGCATCGCCGTTTCAAATTGCACCGGTGTTAATTCAGGAAAAACTTCCCGTAATTCAGGAAATTGGGTAATATCGAGGTGAGCCATTGTAGCCTCT carries:
- a CDS encoding helix-turn-helix transcriptional regulator translates to MMKKITKVSRSLPLTSMMENSQDVWGIKDCDSRFIYTNRAFLDFLNLPQGFDVIGRRDDELPTCILEFTLIIQKLEREVIKSGQKITLIKTHFFGREQKLQPYLYETFPLHNKRNKCIGTVFYGRKLAIISLSHYVDKLTATLLLDPPSTLFTQSELRIIFYLLRTMSAKEIGKKLARSHRTIENRIRILYQKAKVHSLRDFKHFCHQTGFDRIVPQAFIRPGIQFIE
- a CDS encoding YopT-type cysteine protease domain-containing protein, translated to MPITDNNFSLARKETNKVLSNQHHTSKSTLQRIVEVSQSVEELTKNLIQKVKENPQQDISITEYQENSHYLDKETIASLKKLAERYNGFYKMAFCQADFTSRSLKNLELATRGVCSPLVETWLGMRDPLLQNNFFNFIKTEDGAKKIAQLNIKTLITFTKNETQDEYELRYFSEDNRKLIELIKYFGENDSDIIELAKENVFIKNKESIRELVSIFNKNHKEFVEFVKIIAQDDSFINKLVNKHNIINDEKITESLVQYYSLHKSEIHDLVLEAYLTKEDIIGSAVQYCSDHNEKIVNLLKRYNRNSNPGDKKIHIKHNIIDGMYEIDEKKYCFSHINDLESKLGKNAIATLELPISDGRYYLTIRPYNEKGLHAVGMYIDIKSNTFQFFDPNFGEFLFSSINDMQKFFRTFTMHNDTYDLSDLTVQTFSPIN
- a CDS encoding tyrosine-type recombinase/integrase, which translates into the protein MRHGGWHCDFVTPDGKRIRQSLGTTDKRKAQELYDSLKANAWRESKLGEMPHKTFEEACVRWINEKQHKRSLDDDKTKIGFFLLHFSGRNLSSINEEEVIEVVSTMKNRRHRQRWELTQKASLKKGNETPDFKEKPPSQATRSQYLSFIRGLMRIAANEWGWLEKPLNLKARKPNDKRVRWLSHEEANRLIAVMHENFRPIVVFALATGLRRSNIINLEWDQIDMARQVAWIPPEKAKAGKAIGVALNETACAVLREQRERHSRWVFVRRKKVPGSEGKDTAIITKFRVDDNRAWQTGLKRAGISDFRFHDLRHTWASWLVQSGVPLSALQEMGGWESVEMVRRYAHLSPTHLTEHAKKLDEVITMHGTFLARGKNR
- a CDS encoding transcriptional regulator — translated: MAHLDITQFPELREVFPELTPVQFETAMLFALGVSQKDIALLRSVSYPAVKQTLASAKLKFEPYSLHGLFTVFHVRLALFALKGCRKR
- a CDS encoding IS256 family transposase, producing the protein MVRKNKLPDTPQQSQLRQVAQALVKDIKTESDLNKILNEFVKMTVEAALGAEMEHHLGYAKNAAEGRGSGNSRNGYSAKNITSQYGELAIETPRDRNGEFSPIMVEKGQTRLTHFDDHILAFYAQGMTTREITETFKKIYDAEVSPTLISKVTDAVIDRVTTWRSRPLDNLYPIVYLDCIVVKVHQDKRVINKSVYIALGINMEGHKECLGLWIAETEGAKTWLSILTELKNRGLNDILIACMDGLTGFPEAVNTVYPETKIQLCIVHLVRNSVKYVSWKDRQALCADLKLIYRSATEENALQELDSFEGRWGEKYPTLVQIWRRNWDNLSTFFTYPDEIRKVIYTTNAIESLNSVIRKAIKKRKIFAHDGSALKVIYLAIESASEKWTMPIPNWRQALNHFMIEYPERLSVYL
- a CDS encoding helix-turn-helix domain-containing protein gives rise to the protein MTFLTNKKRARMSEEIFTLKEACRFMKLSENTLKEWIRAGRLPCNRTGHDGKSGGYRILKTACIESVRRRNNDIIVKATGTHNEEQRVCQSKCGTVGGTVISLRRTVKELGNLLEQRTSGKHRSCTIA
- a CDS encoding type III secretion system chaperone — its product is MNPESRLDYLKDVLQLPSLVFDEEGCCIVTFDGIPINFQTIDDRLVMTIYIAELPENTEADFFAKLLAANLYWKSTQGCTLAFDPESRSLVAQVIDDENKDIKKVLESLLEVTEGWRTYMDNPPIPHKRQDIRGIRL